A region from the Aerosakkonema funiforme FACHB-1375 genome encodes:
- a CDS encoding tetratricopeptide repeat protein codes for MSLVRVQSTHVSQKRDRVAQSKNNNRWLIGAGLLLVFITVGGFLLGRSSFLSQAFVQEQSSDPTAVTPAVESTQALQAELEIQVKGYEQVLQRKPDDRTALKGLIDTKLELVRLGVGSIKDTIEPLEKLAKLSPQQTEYTVLLAQTKQQVGDIEGSATIYRTILESKPGDLKALDGLVNLLLDQQRPQAAIGLLQDTLDNAPKLNQIKPETIDEVSVRLMLGRVYAEQESYPEAIAAFDRAIKADKEDFRPVLAKAIVLQKQGKNEEAQPLFSSAASLAPAQYKDQINQLASASPPAEVQESPDSNSDTDSAETEESPDGNSNTDNTEQGN; via the coding sequence ATGTCTTTAGTTAGAGTTCAAAGCACTCATGTGTCCCAAAAGCGCGATCGCGTAGCCCAAAGCAAAAATAACAACCGCTGGTTAATAGGTGCGGGGTTACTTCTGGTATTCATTACCGTAGGCGGATTTTTGCTTGGCAGGTCTTCTTTTTTGAGTCAAGCTTTTGTGCAAGAGCAATCCTCTGACCCAACGGCGGTGACACCTGCGGTGGAGTCCACTCAAGCTCTTCAAGCAGAACTGGAAATCCAGGTTAAAGGTTACGAACAGGTTTTGCAGCGCAAACCAGACGATCGAACTGCACTCAAAGGACTGATCGACACGAAGCTGGAACTGGTTCGCTTAGGTGTGGGTAGTATAAAGGATACGATCGAACCTCTAGAAAAACTCGCTAAACTCAGTCCGCAGCAAACTGAATACACGGTGCTGCTAGCTCAAACTAAGCAGCAAGTTGGCGATATTGAAGGATCTGCAACGATTTATCGCACGATTTTGGAGTCTAAACCAGGAGATCTCAAGGCTTTGGATGGACTGGTAAACTTGTTGCTGGATCAACAACGTCCGCAAGCGGCGATCGGATTGTTGCAAGATACGCTGGATAATGCACCCAAGCTGAATCAAATTAAGCCGGAAACTATAGATGAAGTTTCGGTGCGGTTGATGCTGGGACGAGTTTACGCGGAACAGGAAAGTTACCCAGAAGCGATCGCCGCTTTCGATCGAGCTATCAAAGCTGATAAGGAAGATTTTCGTCCGGTGTTAGCTAAGGCGATCGTACTCCAAAAACAAGGCAAAAATGAGGAAGCTCAACCTCTGTTTTCTTCTGCGGCGTCTTTAGCTCCAGCTCAATATAAAGACCAAATCAATCAGCTCGCATCTGCATCTCCACCGGCGGAAGTCCAAGAGTCACCCGATAGTAACTCCGACACCGATAGCGCGGAAACGGAAGAATCACCCGATGGGAACTCCAATACAGATAACACCGAACAAGGTAATTGA
- a CDS encoding TMEM165/GDT1 family protein gives MLTAFTAGLLLITVSELGDKTFFIAAILAMRHSRRLVFAGAIAALAAMTILSVLVGQTVSLLPKQYVQFAEIALFVGFGLKLLYEASKMSGKAECDEAEEALAAVKEAEAKMPRRQSKLAVLLKAFTMTFVAEWGDRTQFATITLAASYNAVGVTTGAILGHAICAAIAVMGGRFIAKRISERAMTVIGGLLFLIFAAVAWMEAV, from the coding sequence ATGCTGACAGCTTTTACCGCCGGTTTATTGCTGATTACAGTTTCAGAATTAGGGGATAAAACCTTTTTTATCGCCGCCATATTGGCAATGCGTCATTCGCGACGGCTGGTATTTGCGGGCGCGATCGCAGCTTTGGCAGCAATGACGATATTGTCTGTTTTAGTCGGACAAACTGTGTCTCTTTTACCGAAACAGTATGTTCAATTCGCGGAAATTGCTTTGTTTGTCGGTTTTGGGCTGAAGTTATTGTACGAAGCCAGTAAAATGTCAGGCAAAGCCGAATGCGACGAAGCAGAAGAAGCATTAGCGGCAGTTAAAGAAGCAGAAGCGAAAATGCCTCGCCGCCAAAGCAAATTGGCGGTTTTACTCAAAGCTTTTACAATGACTTTTGTGGCGGAATGGGGCGATCGCACTCAATTTGCTACCATCACCCTAGCCGCCTCCTACAATGCGGTGGGAGTAACCACAGGTGCTATTTTAGGTCATGCCATTTGTGCGGCGATCGCAGTCATGGGCGGACGCTTCATCGCCAAACGAATTTCCGAACGCGCTATGACTGTGATAGGAGGATTGTTATTTTTGATCTTCGCCGCTGTAGCCTGGATGGAAGCTGTTTAG
- a CDS encoding type II toxin-antitoxin system HicB family antitoxin, whose product MIRTQKFTAIIEREGDGYVALCPELDIASQGDSIEEARNNLIEALELFFEVADPSEIQNRLHPEVFVTQLEVAIG is encoded by the coding sequence ATGATCCGAACTCAAAAATTTACGGCAATTATTGAGCGTGAAGGCGATGGCTATGTGGCTTTGTGTCCAGAACTAGATATTGCTAGTCAAGGCGATTCTATTGAAGAGGCAAGAAATAATTTAATTGAAGCTTTAGAATTGTTTTTTGAAGTTGCCGATCCTTCAGAAATACAAAACCGCTTACATCCAGAAGTATTTGTGACTCAATTGGAGGTAGCTATTGGGTAA
- a CDS encoding type II toxin-antitoxin system HicB family antitoxin — protein sequence MQTLIRLKVEKFIENGQEYFVATSDDLQGLVAEGKTVQEAIEIAEDVAKVLLDLEK from the coding sequence ATGCAAACACTAATTAGACTCAAGGTTGAAAAGTTTATTGAAAATGGGCAAGAATATTTTGTCGCTACCAGCGATGATTTACAGGGTCTGGTTGCGGAAGGAAAAACAGTACAGGAAGCTATAGAAATTGCTGAGGATGTCGCCAAAGTTCTCTTAGATTTAGAAAAATAA
- a CDS encoding succinate dehydrogenase/fumarate reductase flavoprotein subunit produces the protein MLEHDVIIVGGGLAGCRAAVEIARTDPKLSVAVVAKTHPIRSHSVAAQGGMAATLNNVDPDDTWEAHAFDTVKGSDYLADQDAVAILTREAPDVIIDLEHMGVLFSRLPDGRIAQRAFGGHSHRRTCYAADKTGHAILHELVNNLRRYGVHIYDEWYVMQLILEDAQAKGVLMYRIRDGHLEVVRAKAVMFATGGYGRVFNTTSNDYASTGDGLAMSALAGVPLEDMEFVQFHPTGLYPVGVLISEAVRGEGAYLINSEGDRFMANYAPSRMELAPRDITSRAIAREIQAGRGIHPDGSAGGPFVYLDLRHMGREKIMSRVPFAWEECHRLLGIDAVEAPMRVRPTVHYSMGGIPVNTDGQVRSGPDGLVEGFFAAGEAACVSVHGANRLGSNSLLECVVYGRRTGAAIAQYVQKRKLPDINEQRYITEAQKQIRSLFDQKGEIRIDKLRQSLQDCMTQYCGVFRTESVMREGLAELEKLQQQYQHIYLDDKGKLWNTEIVEAWELRSLTIVAQVILTSALNRQESRGAHYREDYADRDDENFLKHTLAYYSPAGIDLQYKPVAITMFEPKERKY, from the coding sequence ATGTTAGAACACGATGTAATTATAGTTGGCGGTGGACTGGCTGGGTGTCGCGCTGCTGTAGAGATTGCCCGTACCGATCCCAAACTCAGTGTAGCTGTAGTCGCTAAAACTCATCCGATTCGATCGCACTCTGTCGCCGCCCAAGGTGGTATGGCTGCTACCCTAAATAATGTCGATCCAGACGATACCTGGGAAGCCCACGCTTTCGATACGGTCAAAGGTTCCGACTATCTGGCAGACCAAGATGCGGTGGCAATTCTTACCCGCGAAGCACCAGATGTCATCATCGACTTGGAACACATGGGTGTGCTGTTCTCTCGTTTGCCAGACGGACGCATCGCCCAACGCGCTTTCGGCGGACATTCCCATCGCCGCACTTGCTACGCCGCCGATAAAACCGGTCACGCGATTCTACACGAGTTGGTTAACAATCTCAGGCGTTACGGTGTCCATATTTACGATGAGTGGTACGTAATGCAACTGATTTTAGAAGATGCCCAGGCGAAAGGTGTGCTGATGTATCGCATTCGGGATGGGCATCTGGAGGTAGTTCGCGCTAAGGCGGTGATGTTTGCTACTGGGGGCTACGGTCGCGTTTTCAATACTACTTCCAATGACTATGCCTCTACGGGCGACGGTTTGGCAATGTCTGCCCTCGCGGGTGTGCCGTTGGAAGATATGGAATTTGTGCAGTTTCATCCCACAGGTTTGTATCCGGTGGGGGTGCTGATTTCGGAAGCGGTGCGGGGAGAGGGTGCTTATCTGATTAATAGTGAGGGCGATCGCTTTATGGCTAATTACGCCCCCAGCCGGATGGAACTGGCACCCCGCGATATTACATCCAGAGCGATCGCACGGGAAATCCAAGCGGGACGAGGCATTCATCCCGATGGTTCTGCGGGTGGCCCCTTTGTCTACCTCGACTTGCGCCACATGGGTCGCGAAAAAATTATGAGTCGCGTTCCCTTCGCTTGGGAAGAATGTCATCGCCTCCTGGGTATCGACGCCGTGGAAGCACCAATGCGAGTCCGACCCACAGTTCACTACTCGATGGGCGGTATCCCAGTCAATACAGACGGGCAAGTTCGCAGTGGGCCAGATGGGTTAGTGGAGGGATTCTTCGCGGCGGGAGAAGCTGCTTGTGTCTCAGTTCACGGCGCAAATCGTCTGGGTAGCAACTCGCTGCTGGAATGTGTGGTCTACGGGAGAAGGACTGGTGCAGCAATAGCACAATACGTGCAAAAACGCAAGCTACCGGACATCAACGAGCAACGCTATATTACAGAAGCTCAGAAACAGATTCGATCGCTTTTCGACCAAAAGGGAGAAATACGAATTGACAAGCTGCGTCAATCTTTGCAAGATTGTATGACTCAATACTGCGGTGTCTTTCGCACCGAGTCAGTCATGCGCGAGGGATTGGCAGAGTTAGAGAAGCTACAGCAGCAATATCAGCATATCTACTTGGATGATAAAGGTAAACTTTGGAACACTGAGATTGTAGAAGCTTGGGAACTGCGTAGTTTGACGATCGTCGCGCAGGTCATTCTCACATCTGCCCTGAATCGACAAGAAAGTCGCGGCGCTCATTACCGGGAAGATTATGCCGATCGCGATGATGAAAATTTCCTCAAGCACACCCTAGCATACTATTCCCCTGCTGGCATCGACCTTCAATATAAACCTGTCGCAATTACCATGTTTGAGCCAAAAGAACGGAAATATTGA
- a CDS encoding Uma2 family endonuclease produces the protein MAIATVTESFSLEDFMANPPEQMEWVNGQLVEKTGMTVKHSRVQCRLGRYWGNYIQASGQGGETHVELPCRTLRQGRRPDVSYLTPELLEEFGEAGALPQSPPLIAEIASPTDPAEELFAKASEYLESGCQEVWLVFPESCRVLIITQEGTLAFKSGDIVSTQVVLTGFSVAINELLA, from the coding sequence ATGGCGATCGCTACTGTAACTGAAAGCTTCTCACTAGAAGACTTTATGGCTAATCCTCCAGAACAAATGGAATGGGTAAATGGTCAACTTGTGGAGAAAACGGGAATGACAGTAAAGCATAGTAGGGTTCAGTGTAGGTTGGGTCGTTACTGGGGAAATTACATCCAAGCATCCGGACAAGGAGGGGAAACTCACGTCGAACTTCCCTGTCGCACATTGAGGCAAGGTCGTCGTCCCGATGTTTCTTATCTGACACCTGAACTGCTGGAAGAATTTGGCGAAGCAGGTGCTTTACCCCAGAGTCCACCCCTAATTGCTGAAATCGCATCTCCCACCGATCCAGCTGAAGAATTATTTGCCAAAGCTAGCGAGTATTTAGAGTCAGGTTGTCAAGAAGTTTGGTTAGTATTTCCTGAAAGCTGCCGAGTGTTGATTATTACACAAGAAGGGACATTGGCTTTTAAATCCGGCGATATCGTTAGTACGCAAGTTGTTTTGACGGGTTTTAGTGTAGCAATAAATGAATTGTTAGCTTGA
- a CDS encoding sensor histidine kinase has translation MNKKPIHILLVEDSPSDAILLRQLFSRLNSGEWELIWVERLNDAIESCSDFLFDVALLDLSLPDSDGLETVAKFNAAAPDIPIVVLTGADDEEMGLQAVAKGAQDYIVKDQITVQLLVRAIRYAIERGQILKQLHDSERRFRGIFDQTFQLMLLLSPEGIILEINKTSLAFCGGKQNDFVGSPLWEINCWHDSEVTQEWLKSAIANAAEGNFVRNELQMCGAESAIVWIDLSLKPLKDERGKTVLLIAEGRDISDRKRAEIEVLKSLEKERELNQLKSSFISMVSHEFRNPMTAIRTAAQILQSYGDRLTEEQKIKYFDQIKNAVNNTTQLLEEVLLLGKTDANRLQYQPATLDLKDFCRELIENLQFTATEQHNITFTCAGECSQVEMDEFLMGHIFNNLISNAIKYSPQGGNVRFNLTCQNDTAIFQIQDQGIGIPLKDQQHLFETFYRGSNVNRIQGTGLGLAIVKKCVDLHRGQIQVKSDVGAGTTFIVTLPLTRFAEVPRHTIECTV, from the coding sequence ATGAATAAGAAACCCATTCATATACTTTTGGTCGAAGATAGCCCTAGCGATGCAATCTTGCTGCGCCAACTCTTTTCGCGCCTAAACAGCGGGGAGTGGGAACTGATATGGGTTGAACGACTGAATGATGCGATCGAGTCTTGCAGCGATTTCCTGTTTGATGTAGCTTTGTTAGACCTTTCTCTACCAGATTCTGATGGATTGGAGACGGTAGCAAAATTTAACGCCGCCGCACCAGATATCCCCATTGTAGTGCTGACGGGAGCTGACGATGAGGAGATGGGCTTGCAAGCGGTGGCAAAAGGAGCGCAAGATTATATTGTCAAAGACCAAATCACAGTTCAATTGCTAGTTAGGGCGATCCGCTATGCGATCGAACGCGGACAAATCCTCAAGCAACTCCACGATAGCGAACGGCGTTTTCGGGGAATTTTTGACCAGACATTCCAACTGATGCTATTGTTAAGCCCAGAAGGAATTATTCTAGAAATTAACAAAACATCCCTTGCTTTTTGTGGTGGCAAACAAAATGATTTTGTCGGTTCGCCGCTCTGGGAGATAAACTGTTGGCATGATTCTGAGGTAACTCAGGAGTGGTTGAAAAGTGCGATCGCCAACGCCGCTGAAGGTAATTTCGTCCGTAACGAACTCCAGATGTGCGGCGCAGAAAGTGCGATCGTCTGGATTGACTTATCGCTCAAGCCATTAAAAGATGAAAGGGGCAAAACTGTACTGCTGATTGCGGAAGGCAGGGATATTAGCGATCGCAAACGCGCTGAAATAGAAGTCCTCAAATCATTGGAAAAAGAACGAGAACTCAATCAGCTTAAATCCAGTTTTATTTCAATGGTTTCCCACGAATTCCGCAACCCCATGACCGCAATTCGCACAGCCGCTCAAATTCTCCAAAGCTATGGCGATCGCTTGACTGAAGAACAAAAAATCAAATATTTTGACCAGATTAAGAATGCTGTCAACAATACCACTCAACTACTAGAAGAAGTCTTGCTTCTCGGTAAAACTGACGCCAACAGGCTGCAATATCAACCCGCCACTTTAGATTTAAAAGATTTTTGTCGCGAACTCATCGAAAATTTGCAATTCACCGCCACAGAACAGCACAACATTACCTTTACCTGTGCGGGAGAATGCAGCCAAGTTGAAATGGACGAATTTTTAATGGGACACATTTTTAACAATTTAATCTCCAACGCTATTAAGTATTCTCCCCAAGGTGGCAACGTTCGGTTTAATTTAACTTGTCAAAACGATACGGCAATTTTTCAGATTCAAGATCAAGGCATCGGCATTCCTTTAAAAGACCAACAACATTTGTTTGAAACTTTCTATCGCGGCAGCAATGTGAATCGAATTCAAGGCACGGGATTGGGACTGGCAATTGTCAAAAAATGCGTAGATTTACACCGGGGACAAATTCAAGTAAAAAGCGATGTAGGCGCTGGCACAACTTTTATTGTAACGCTGCCTTTAACTAGATTTGCAGAAGTCCCCCGCCACACTATCGAATGTACGGTGTAG
- a CDS encoding response regulator, with product MISSELLRPIEILLVEDSPSDAKLTIKKLKTAKVINNLHWVEDGETAIKFLRNQGEYADVPRPDLILLDLNLPAMDGREVLGEIKSDPQLKRIPVVILTTSVDERDLLIAYNLNANCYITKPVDIQQFFDVIGAIEDFWLAAVKLPIE from the coding sequence ATGATTAGCAGCGAACTGCTTAGACCGATTGAAATTTTGCTGGTTGAAGACTCTCCCAGCGACGCTAAACTAACTATAAAAAAGCTAAAGACAGCCAAGGTAATCAATAACTTACATTGGGTTGAAGATGGGGAAACAGCAATAAAATTTCTCCGAAATCAGGGTGAGTACGCTGATGTTCCCCGCCCTGACCTGATTCTACTCGACCTTAACCTGCCAGCTATGGATGGACGGGAAGTACTCGGCGAGATCAAATCAGACCCGCAGTTAAAACGTATACCTGTGGTAATTCTCACCACTTCAGTAGATGAACGCGATCTGTTAATAGCTTACAATTTAAACGCTAACTGCTACATTACTAAGCCGGTTGACATCCAACAGTTTTTTGATGTTATCGGCGCGATCGAAGATTTCTGGCTAGCCGCAGTGAAACTACCTATAGAGTAA